A stretch of Dietzia lutea DNA encodes these proteins:
- a CDS encoding MFS transporter, with product MRGTTQDRHAARSAPRTRLPADIWVLVVAAFAVAIGYGLVAPVLPQFARDFDVSVAAASVVVSAFAFFRLVFAPAGGFLVDRMGERWVYMTGLLIVVVSTLATGLAQSYWQLLVFRGLGGLGSTMFTISAMALLTRLSPPGERGRIAGLYATAFLIGNIGGPVLGGLLAEFGMRVPFFVYAGTLLVATGVVAVFLRGGRRRSPDDDTPEQEPLLVGEALRHSGYRAALISSFVNGWTSFGVRVAIIPLFAAANFDAGAGIAGTALASFAVGTASVVSVAGRLSDRFGRRPMVIIGLVVSGVTTIALGWCDTVPLLVAASVVAGMGAGILNPAQQAAVADVIGADRAGGKVLATFQMASDSGAILGPVVVGLVVDRLGYATGFAVSGVLLLAAVVPWVVAREPRQAADRVTAGE from the coding sequence GTGAGGGGTACGACGCAGGACCGCCACGCCGCGCGGTCCGCGCCGCGGACCCGCCTTCCCGCGGACATCTGGGTCCTCGTCGTGGCCGCGTTCGCGGTCGCGATCGGGTACGGACTCGTGGCGCCGGTGCTGCCGCAGTTCGCCCGCGACTTCGACGTGTCCGTCGCCGCCGCCTCGGTCGTGGTCAGCGCCTTCGCCTTCTTCCGACTGGTGTTCGCGCCCGCCGGCGGGTTCCTCGTGGACCGGATGGGCGAACGCTGGGTCTACATGACCGGCCTGCTCATCGTCGTTGTCTCCACCCTGGCGACCGGCCTGGCGCAGTCCTACTGGCAGCTTCTGGTCTTCCGCGGCCTCGGCGGCCTCGGATCCACGATGTTCACCATCTCCGCGATGGCGCTGTTGACGAGGCTCTCACCGCCGGGCGAGCGGGGACGGATCGCCGGGCTCTACGCGACCGCGTTCCTCATCGGCAACATCGGCGGGCCCGTGCTGGGCGGACTGCTGGCGGAGTTCGGGATGCGCGTCCCGTTCTTCGTGTACGCCGGAACCCTGCTCGTGGCGACCGGTGTGGTGGCCGTCTTCCTGCGCGGGGGTCGTCGACGCTCACCCGATGACGACACTCCCGAGCAGGAGCCACTGCTCGTCGGCGAGGCGTTGCGTCACAGCGGCTACCGTGCCGCGCTGATCTCCAGTTTCGTCAACGGCTGGACCTCGTTCGGGGTCCGTGTGGCGATCATCCCGCTGTTCGCCGCGGCAAATTTCGATGCCGGCGCCGGCATCGCGGGTACCGCGTTGGCATCCTTCGCCGTCGGCACGGCCTCCGTGGTCTCGGTGGCGGGCAGACTGTCGGACCGTTTCGGGAGACGGCCGATGGTGATCATCGGTCTCGTCGTCTCCGGCGTCACGACCATTGCCCTCGGGTGGTGCGACACCGTTCCGCTCCTCGTCGCGGCGTCGGTGGTCGCGGGCATGGGCGCGGGAATCCTCAACCCGGCGCAGCAGGCGGCGGTGGCCGACGTCATCGGCGCCGACCGCGCCGGCGGCAAGGTGCTGGCCACGTTCCAGATGGCGAGTGACTCCGGGGCGATCCTGGGCCCCGTGGTCGTGGGTCTGGTGGTGGACCGGTTGGGCTACGCGACGGGTTTCGCGGTCTCCGGCGTCCTCCTCCTGGCGGCGGTGGTGCCCTGGGTCGTGGCCAGGGAGCCCCGGCAGGCGGCCGACAGGGTGACCGCGGGGGAGTGA
- a CDS encoding DEAD/DEAH box helicase: MENNDEDRTATAGDEVDTDASTPETPAAAPAGSRDDAPRDEAPAEDAAVTFADMGLAPAVAKAVRDVGYEVPSAIQAATIPLVLEGRDVVGLAQTGTGKTAAFALPILSLIDPAVKSPQALILAPTRELALQVAEACVTYSAGMPQVNVLPIYGGQAYGIQLSGLRRGAQIIVGTPGRVIDHLKKGTLDLSGLRHLVLDEADEMLAMGFQEDVERILSDTPESTQVALFSATMPSAIRRISQKYLTNPTEVKVASKTSTAPTIQQRYVLVNHRDKLDALTRILEVEDFDAMIMFVRTKSATEELAERLRARGFSAAPINGDIPQNLRERTIEALKDGRTDILVATDVAARGLDVPRISHVVNYDIPHDTESYIHRIGRTGRAGRSGHALLFVTPRERRLLSQIERATRQPLTEVQLPSVDDVNEMRMAKFAQSITESLDDPNIALFRRLVEEYASEHSVSMADIAAALATQSRNSDEFLMREPERPQRRERQDDRGGDRRDRPARNFSDGPRPSRSGKDMAQYRIAVGKRNNVKPGSIMGALANEAGLSGGDIGRISIRFDHSIVELPAGLPSDQLESMKGIRVGGAEIDIRPDSGAPAGRPSSFRDDRGGKPRGGGHRRDDRGDRGGYSDRRSERHGDRRDHRRDDRGGFRRGDDERRGVGGFRGRSGGGQDRY, translated from the coding sequence ATGGAGAACAACGACGAGGACCGTACCGCCACCGCCGGCGACGAGGTCGACACCGACGCCAGCACGCCCGAAACGCCCGCAGCCGCGCCCGCCGGATCCCGCGACGACGCCCCCCGCGACGAGGCTCCCGCCGAGGACGCCGCGGTCACCTTCGCGGACATGGGTCTCGCGCCCGCCGTCGCGAAGGCGGTCCGGGACGTCGGCTACGAGGTGCCGTCCGCCATCCAGGCGGCCACCATCCCGCTCGTCCTCGAGGGACGGGACGTCGTCGGGCTCGCCCAGACCGGTACCGGTAAGACGGCCGCGTTCGCGCTGCCCATCCTCTCGCTGATCGACCCGGCGGTGAAGAGCCCCCAGGCTCTCATCCTGGCGCCGACCCGCGAGCTCGCGCTCCAGGTCGCCGAGGCGTGCGTCACCTACTCGGCGGGCATGCCCCAGGTGAACGTCCTGCCCATCTACGGCGGTCAGGCCTACGGGATCCAGCTCTCGGGGCTCCGGCGGGGCGCGCAGATCATCGTCGGCACCCCCGGGCGGGTCATCGACCACCTCAAGAAGGGCACGCTCGATCTCTCGGGCCTGCGGCACCTCGTCCTCGACGAGGCGGACGAGATGCTCGCGATGGGTTTCCAGGAGGACGTCGAGCGGATCCTCTCGGACACCCCGGAGAGCACTCAGGTCGCGCTGTTCTCGGCGACGATGCCGTCCGCGATCCGACGGATCTCGCAGAAGTACCTCACCAATCCCACCGAGGTGAAGGTCGCCTCCAAGACGTCGACCGCGCCGACCATCCAGCAGCGCTACGTCCTGGTCAACCACCGTGACAAGCTCGACGCCCTGACCCGCATCCTCGAGGTCGAGGATTTCGACGCGATGATCATGTTCGTCCGGACGAAGTCGGCGACGGAGGAACTCGCCGAGCGGCTGCGCGCACGTGGTTTCTCCGCCGCCCCCATCAACGGCGACATCCCCCAGAACCTCCGCGAGCGCACCATCGAGGCACTCAAGGACGGGCGCACCGACATTCTCGTCGCGACCGACGTCGCCGCCCGCGGCCTCGACGTGCCGCGCATCAGCCACGTCGTCAACTACGACATCCCGCACGACACCGAGTCGTACATCCACCGCATCGGCCGCACGGGCCGCGCCGGCCGGAGCGGGCACGCGCTGCTGTTCGTCACCCCCCGCGAACGTCGACTGCTGTCCCAGATCGAGCGGGCGACCAGGCAGCCGCTGACCGAGGTCCAGCTGCCCAGTGTCGACGACGTCAACGAGATGCGGATGGCCAAGTTCGCACAGTCGATCACCGAGAGTCTCGACGACCCCAACATCGCGCTGTTCCGCCGCCTCGTGGAGGAATACGCGTCCGAGCACTCCGTCTCGATGGCCGACATCGCCGCCGCACTGGCGACCCAGTCCCGCAACTCGGACGAGTTCCTCATGCGTGAGCCGGAGCGTCCCCAGCGGCGTGAGCGGCAGGACGACCGCGGGGGCGACCGACGCGACCGTCCCGCGCGGAACTTCTCCGACGGGCCGCGGCCGTCGCGCTCGGGCAAGGACATGGCCCAGTACCGGATCGCCGTGGGCAAGCGGAACAACGTCAAGCCCGGTTCCATCATGGGCGCGCTGGCCAACGAGGCCGGCCTCAGCGGCGGTGACATCGGGCGCATCTCGATTCGGTTCGACCACTCGATCGTTGAGCTGCCCGCCGGCCTGCCGTCGGATCAGCTCGAGTCGATGAAGGGCATCCGGGTCGGCGGTGCCGAGATCGACATCCGACCCGACAGCGGTGCGCCGGCGGGACGGCCCTCCTCCTTCCGGGACGACCGGGGTGGGAAGCCGCGCGGCGGAGGCCACCGGCGCGACGACCGCGGTGACCGCGGTGGTTACTCCGATCGCCGCAGCGAGCGGCACGGGGATCGCCGGGACCACCGGCGCGACGACCGGGGCGGATTCCGCCGCGGCGACGACGAGCGTCGCGGCGTCGGAGGGTTCCGGGGGCGTTCCGGGGGCGGACAGGACCGCTACTGA